From Garra rufa chromosome 19, GarRuf1.0, whole genome shotgun sequence, the proteins below share one genomic window:
- the uck1 gene encoding uridine-cytidine kinase 1 has protein sequence MNSAGLLCETERPRHRPFLIGVSGGTASGKSTVCAKIMELLGQNKVDHHQRKVTIVSQDSFYRVLTPEQKAKALKGQYNFDHPDAFDTEFMCQTLKDIIDGKVVEVPTYDFVTHSRLPEKICVYPADVVLFEGILVFYTQEVRDMFHMKLFVDTDSDVRLSRRVLRDMRRGRDLEQILTQYTTFVKPAFEEFCLPTKKYADVIIPRGVDNMVAINLIVQHIQDILNGDICKWQRGSVNGHGHGRSLKRGVVEHGEKSSVAGNVPPKRPLLEPSTRPH, from the exons ATGAATTCAGCCGGACTGTTGTGTGAAACCGAGCGGCCGCGGCACCGTCCTTTCCTAATCGGGGTGAGCGGAGGAACGGCCAGTGGAAAG TCCACAGTGTGTGCAAAAATCATGGAGCTTTTGGGTCAGAATAAGGTGGATCATCACCAAAGGAAGGTCACTATCGTCAGCCAGGACAGTTTCTATCGGGTTCTCACACCAGAACAGAAAGCCAAAGCTTTGAAAGGCCAGTACAACTTTGACCATCCAG ATGCATTTGATACAGAGTTCATGTGTCAGACGCTGAAGGACATCATTGACGGGAAGGTGGTGGAGGTTCCTACATATGATTTCGTCACCCATTCCAG GCTGCCAGAGAAGATATGTGTGTATCCTGCTGATGTGGTGCTGTTTGAGGGGATTCTGGTGTTTTACACACAGGAAGTCAGAGACATGTTTCACATGAAACTGTTTGTCGACACGGACTCAGACGTACGCCTGTCTCGCAGAG TTCTGCGCGACATGAGAAGAGGTCGAGATCTGGAGCAGATTCTCACGCAGTACACCACGTTTGTTAAACCAGCTTTTGAGGAGTTCTGCCTTCCG ACCAAGAAATATGCAGATGTCATAATACCTCGTGGAGTTGATAACATgg TGGCAATAAACCTGATTGTGCAGCATATTCAGGACATCCTCAACGGTGACATCTGCAAATGGCAGAGGGGTTCTGTCAATGGACACGGCCATGGGCGGAGTCTAAAGAGGGGCGTGGTCGAACACGGAGAGAAATCTAGTGTAGCCGGAAACGTCCCGCCGAAACGCCCCCTACTGGAGCCCAGCACACGACCACATTAA